Proteins from a single region of Xiphophorus maculatus strain JP 163 A chromosome 22, X_maculatus-5.0-male, whole genome shotgun sequence:
- the LOC102234452 gene encoding malate dehydrogenase, cytoplasmic-like, which translates to MSEPIRVLVTGAAGQIAYSLLLSIAKGDVFGKDQPIILLLLDITPMLSVLEGVVMELQDCSLPLLRDIVPTDKEEVAFKDLDVAILVGSMPRKEGMERKDLLKANVNIFKSQGAALDKYAKKTVKVLVVGNPANTNCLIAAKSAPSIPKENFSCLTRLDHNRARSQVAVRCGVPATQVTNVIIWGNHSSTQYPDVHHCKVNMSGSELACFDAVKDDAWLKGDFIATVQQRGAAVIKARKLSSAMSAAKAICDHLRDIWVGTPEGEFTSMGIYSTGNSYAVPEDLIYSFPVQIKDKTWKIVEGLAINDFSRSKMDATAAELIEERDTAVAFLGV; encoded by the exons ATG tcTGAGCCTATCAGAGTTCTGGTGACCGGCGCTGCTGGACAGATTGCATACTCTTTGTTGCTGAGCATCGCCAAGGGAGATGTCTTTGGCAAAGATCAG CCAATCATCTTGCTTCTTTTGGACATTACTCCCATGCTGTCAGTGTTAGAGGGGGTGGTCATGGAACTGCAGGACTGTTCCCTTCCACTTCTGAGAG ATATTGTGCCCACTGACAAGGAGGAGGTGGCCTTCAAAGACCTGGATGTGGCCATCCTGGTGGGCTCAATGCCCAGGAAGGAGGGGATGGAGAGGAAGGACCTTCTAAAAGCTAACGTGAACATTTTCAAGAGCCAAGGGGCCGCCTTGGATAAGTATGCTAAGAAGACCGTCAAG GTGCTGGTTGTGGGAAACCCTGCGAACACCAACTGCCTGATAGCAGCCAAGTCCGCTCCCTCCATCCCTAAAGAAAACTTCTCCTGCCTCACACGTCTGGACCACAACCGGGCTCGCTCCCAG GTGGCAGTCCGCTGTGGTGTTCCAGCCACGCAGGTGACGAATGTCATTATCTGGGGCAACCACTCGTCGACCCAGTACCCAGATGTGCACCACTGCAAGGTCAACATGTCTGGCAGCGAGCTCGCCTGCTTTGACGCGGTCAAGGACGATGCTTGGCTCAAAGGGGATTTTATAGCT ACTGTTCAACAAAGAGGTGCTGCAGTCATCAAGGCGAGAAAGCTGTCCAGCGCCATGTCTGCAGCAAAAGCCATCTGTGACCACCTGAGGGACATCTGGGTTGGTACCCCAGAG GGTGAATTCACCTCTATGGGGATCTACTCCACTGGAAACTCCTATGCAGTCCCAGAAGACCTCATCTACTCGTTCCCTGTCCAGATCAAG GATAAGACCTGGAAGATTGTGGAGGGCCTGGCAATCAATGACTTTTCTCGGTCCAAGATGGACGCCACCGCAGCAGAGCTTATAGAAGAGAGGGATACAGCTGTGGCTTTCCTGGGAGTATGA